From Loxodonta africana isolate mLoxAfr1 chromosome 2, mLoxAfr1.hap2, whole genome shotgun sequence, the proteins below share one genomic window:
- the TMEM267 gene encoding transmembrane protein 267, with protein MASETEKTHALLQSCSTESLISSLGLGIFCLVADRLLQFSIIQQNDWLRALSDNAIHCTIGMWSWAIVIGVKKKTDFGEIILAGFLASVIDIDHFFLAGSLSLKAALTLPRRPFLHCSAVIPIVALTLKFAMHLFKLKDSWCFLPWMLFISWTSHHIRDGIRHGLWICPFGKTSPLPFWLYVIITSSLPHICSFVMYLTGTRQMMSSKHGIRIDV; from the exons ATGGCGTCAGAGACTGAAAAAACCCATGCTTTACTCCAGTCTTGTAGCACTGAATCTCTTATCTCCAGCCTTGGTCTTGGGATATTTTGCCTAGTAGCTGACAGACTTCTTCAGTTTTCCATAATTCAGCAAAATGACTGGCTTCGTGCCCTCTCCGATAATGCAATACATTGTACGATTGGCATGTGGTCATGGGCAATCGTCATTGGAGTCAAGAAGAAGACTGACTTTGGAGAAATCATTTTAGCTGGATTTTTAGCCTCTGTTATTGATATAGACCACTTTTTTCTAGCTGGATCCCTGTCATTAAAG GCTGCTTTAACTCTTCCACGAAGACCTTTCCTTCACTGTTCTGCTGTGATACCCATTGTAGCCCTGACCCTGAAGTTTGCAATGCACCTTTTCAAGCTCAAAGACTCATGGTGCTTTCTGCCCTGGATGTTATTTATATCCTGGACCTCACACCACATCCGAGATGGAATCCGTCATGGCTTGTGGATATGCCCATTTGGAAAAACTTCTCCTTTACCATTCTGGCTTTATGTAATAATCACGTCATCTTTACCACACATCTGTTCATTTGTTATGTATTTAACGGGGACCAGACAAATGATGTCTTCAAAACATGGAATTCGTATTGACGTCTGA